One Alicyclobacillus acidoterrestris DNA window includes the following coding sequences:
- a CDS encoding ATP-binding protein has protein sequence MEPMNKVLIPNGCEAVVAEYIDQDVVDYRFSPFIEALPPILSQEEVIDHLAVYPPFDPKERQLETHIRFHLVQRLFQYFQPLSVHLDLESRISRLIRQGYVYRNPIQPGFLEQIDGGQEWMRNRTVELSRNQAFRSTQSALTIIGPSGLGKSTAINRILSLYPQVIVHSEYKGTPFSAYQITWLKLDCPHDGSIKGLTIDFFRNVDLLLGTRYYRQYGSARYPISALQPAMSQISRTYGLGLLVIDEIQHLSTAKSQGAEKMLNYFVTLVNTIGIPVVLIGTNKAAGVLQSQFRQARRGSGQGDMIWERMKQDANWDLFIEGIWDYQWVRQPVPLTPELSAELYDLSQGILDIAVKIFVMAQIRAMSTGKETLSGHLFRQVAQENLKLVQPMIDVLRSGDIRGLAKYEDIQPIDIGSFIERESSSIKVSEKIKELQVAKKKQVERQAMGVEEESIIKLVELEIPPATAKRLVKKVMEGKGTLTVPSVVKTALALHAQSATDKTEERSTLKGQAVQGDIRIAVAEGKKKGLSAYEVLRQNGIIKPTSNDPLFVVG, from the coding sequence ATGGAACCGATGAATAAAGTGCTCATACCCAACGGCTGTGAAGCTGTTGTTGCGGAATATATAGATCAGGATGTTGTGGATTATAGGTTCAGTCCGTTTATCGAGGCACTTCCACCGATTCTGTCCCAGGAGGAAGTAATTGATCACTTAGCTGTTTATCCGCCATTTGATCCGAAAGAACGGCAGTTGGAGACGCATATCCGTTTTCACTTGGTACAACGCCTTTTTCAGTATTTTCAACCGCTATCCGTACACCTCGACCTGGAAAGTCGCATTTCACGCCTCATACGACAGGGATATGTGTATCGTAATCCGATTCAACCTGGCTTCCTGGAGCAAATCGACGGGGGACAAGAGTGGATGCGAAACCGCACTGTAGAGTTGAGTAGGAACCAGGCGTTTCGTTCAACCCAGTCAGCACTGACGATTATCGGACCGAGCGGATTGGGGAAGAGCACAGCAATCAACAGAATCCTGTCGCTCTATCCCCAGGTAATTGTTCACTCCGAATACAAAGGTACCCCATTCAGTGCGTATCAAATAACTTGGCTGAAACTCGATTGTCCCCATGACGGCTCGATCAAGGGTTTAACCATAGACTTCTTTCGCAATGTTGATTTGTTGTTGGGAACGCGGTATTACCGCCAATACGGATCTGCACGCTACCCAATCAGTGCACTTCAACCTGCCATGTCTCAGATTTCCCGTACATACGGATTGGGTTTGCTTGTCATAGACGAGATACAGCATTTGAGCACAGCCAAAAGCCAGGGTGCTGAGAAAATGCTCAATTACTTCGTGACACTGGTCAATACCATTGGAATCCCAGTCGTTCTAATCGGAACCAATAAAGCGGCGGGGGTACTCCAGTCACAATTTCGGCAGGCAAGGCGCGGTAGTGGACAAGGAGACATGATTTGGGAGCGAATGAAACAGGATGCCAACTGGGATTTGTTCATTGAAGGTATTTGGGATTACCAATGGGTTCGGCAACCCGTGCCTTTGACACCCGAACTGAGTGCTGAATTGTACGATCTCAGTCAAGGAATTCTGGATATCGCTGTAAAAATTTTCGTCATGGCGCAGATTCGTGCCATGTCTACAGGAAAAGAGACATTGAGCGGGCACCTGTTTCGGCAGGTCGCACAGGAGAACCTGAAATTGGTTCAACCGATGATCGATGTACTACGCTCTGGGGACATACGTGGACTCGCTAAATACGAAGACATTCAACCTATCGACATCGGTTCGTTCATCGAGCGGGAGTCGTCGTCCATCAAGGTGAGTGAGAAAATCAAGGAGCTACAGGTTGCGAAGAAGAAACAGGTTGAACGCCAGGCAATGGGTGTCGAGGAAGAGTCCATCATCAAGTTGGTAGAACTTGAGATCCCGCCTGCGACAGCCAAACGACTGGTCAAGAAGGTGATGGAGGGAAAGGGAACCCTGACCGTGCCCTCCGTTGTAAAAACTGCCCTGGCTCTTCACGCCCAAAGTGCGACGGATAAAACTGAGGAGCGATCCACTTTGAAGGGGCAGGCTGTCCAGGGAGACATCCGTATCGCGGTTGCAGAGGGCAAGAAAAAGGGGCTGAGTGCCTATGAAGTGTTGAGACAGAATGGCATCATCAAGCCTACGTCGAATGATCCGTTGTTTGTAGTGGGGTGA
- a CDS encoding TnsD family Tn7-like transposition protein: MVAFFPTPFPDEIFYSVLARCYMKSGNISPKATIMDLYGNTSVTAVIDLPAHFDSLIENLPVHHPYTAEKFIKLHTLYSFYTAFLPPKRASLVFESMKGNLGHSVHNRLGIMASSISTDKTLKYCRKCFEEDRTRWGEPYWHRVHQIPGVYICPIHKTSLSRSRSLPMNRHEFLSASCEDCHQDTKGNNGDTEEVFIQNVPSAWDDAVSKITVLLEEQGLSTKYLMLVGNVDKLLNSSYPNRTMEWFSNHYVERLKEMGLANVHGHVRQVEFRREFLNYYGEPFLEVMQSSVSERDDNWLNAIVRKHRKTFHPIRHLLLMQFLGISLDDLFMQEPVYQPFGSSPWLCLNPAADHYLQPVVQDLRIRYDSKIKRPIGTFACSCGFIYARKGPDTNEDDKYRIGRIKALGSVWEHKLGELLQGNLSLREIARRLRVDVNTVKKYADLAQRNHQAISPAVPVDLRKRQRQAWFDLVRQNEKKSRTELRQMNKALYTWLYRNDKSWLMQHSPKPTRVTTKNSRVDWGRRDDEILALVQTEVMRILTSDGKPERISISRIGKRIGYLPLLEKHLDKMPQTKSFLEAVKESVHDFQMRRINWAIQEIEREGLDLQWWRIVRKAGIRGEVAEQLREDFETQM, encoded by the coding sequence ATGGTCGCCTTCTTTCCAACACCGTTCCCTGACGAGATTTTCTATAGCGTGTTGGCGCGGTGTTACATGAAAAGCGGAAACATCAGTCCGAAAGCAACCATCATGGATTTGTACGGAAACACGAGTGTAACTGCTGTCATCGATTTGCCCGCGCATTTCGATTCACTCATTGAGAATCTTCCTGTACATCATCCCTACACAGCCGAAAAGTTCATTAAATTACATACCTTATACTCGTTTTACACTGCCTTCCTGCCCCCGAAACGTGCGAGCCTGGTCTTTGAGTCCATGAAGGGTAATCTTGGACACTCCGTTCACAATCGACTTGGCATTATGGCAAGCTCCATCAGTACGGATAAGACACTCAAATACTGCCGTAAATGTTTTGAAGAGGATAGGACACGTTGGGGAGAGCCGTATTGGCATCGAGTTCATCAGATACCTGGGGTCTATATATGTCCTATTCATAAGACTTCGCTGTCCCGTAGTCGTTCGTTACCCATGAATCGGCATGAGTTCCTCTCTGCCTCCTGCGAAGATTGTCACCAGGACACGAAGGGGAACAACGGGGATACCGAAGAAGTGTTCATTCAAAATGTCCCGTCAGCATGGGATGATGCCGTTTCAAAGATAACGGTATTGTTAGAAGAACAGGGATTATCCACAAAATATCTGATGCTTGTTGGCAATGTGGATAAGTTGCTCAACTCCAGCTACCCGAATCGCACGATGGAGTGGTTTTCGAACCATTACGTTGAGCGATTGAAGGAGATGGGACTTGCCAACGTCCATGGACATGTAAGACAGGTGGAGTTTCGAAGGGAGTTTCTTAACTATTACGGCGAACCGTTTTTGGAGGTCATGCAATCCTCGGTTTCGGAGCGAGATGACAACTGGCTGAACGCCATTGTGAGAAAGCACCGCAAAACATTTCATCCAATACGACACTTGCTCTTGATGCAGTTTCTCGGTATCAGTTTGGATGACCTATTTATGCAAGAGCCAGTGTATCAGCCGTTTGGATCATCCCCGTGGTTGTGCTTGAATCCAGCCGCCGACCATTATCTGCAACCTGTTGTTCAGGATTTGAGGATTCGATACGACAGCAAGATAAAGAGACCGATTGGAACCTTTGCGTGTTCCTGCGGGTTTATCTATGCGCGAAAAGGACCCGATACCAACGAAGACGACAAATACAGGATCGGGAGGATAAAGGCTCTGGGCTCGGTATGGGAGCATAAACTCGGTGAACTGTTGCAGGGCAATCTGAGCTTGCGGGAGATCGCTCGAAGATTGCGCGTCGATGTGAACACTGTAAAGAAGTATGCTGATCTTGCCCAGCGAAATCATCAGGCAATATCGCCCGCTGTCCCCGTTGACCTTCGCAAACGTCAGCGACAAGCTTGGTTTGATTTGGTGAGACAGAACGAGAAGAAGTCACGAACGGAGCTTAGGCAGATGAACAAAGCATTGTATACATGGCTCTACCGCAACGATAAAAGTTGGCTGATGCAACATTCGCCGAAACCGACGCGCGTAACCACTAAGAATTCGCGGGTTGACTGGGGGCGGAGAGATGATGAGATTCTTGCCTTAGTGCAGACTGAGGTGATGAGGATTCTTACATCGGACGGTAAGCCAGAGCGAATTTCAATCAGCAGAATAGGGAAGCGAATTGGCTACCTACCCCTGTTGGAAAAGCATTTAGACAAGATGCCGCAAACGAAATCGTTTTTGGAGGCAGTAAAGGAAAGCGTTCATGATTTTCAGATGCGACGAATAAACTGGGCAATCCAGGAGATTGAACGTGAGGGTCTGGACTTACAGTGGTGGAGGATTGTCAGGAAAGCTGGGATTCGGGGAGAAGTGGCGGAGCAGTTAAGGGAGGATTTTGAAACTCAAATGTGA
- a CDS encoding tetratricopeptide repeat-containing diguanylate cyclase encodes MKENDLKSLQGKVTSLRAEGKYKETIEACYDLLKRGEESNDYKSILVAHLNSAASYYCIGDIEEAFRCITAYDEVCREYGDETDHLNRHNVLFLLYEYNKDFTKAKSTLDKTIALGTRLQKYNIVSNAYSNYSHLYLAEENFEDALEMGRKGLEAAKLHCPPSVILELRVKLNIAQAYIGLRDFEASRRLIDEIGEQPILDSDSYIRERVQFHMLQGSWFSHQGFYREAFEWLSRAKDLVNRYDDIYLLEEIQRERCRLCEQIGDFKTGFYVQKEYISVLLESRKRELERTALQLEVKHSLADLKKKANTDHVTGLPNRHRLESTANQWLKEAADRYENIVCIVVDIDHFKCINDQYGHLFGDEVIRDVTEACASVLRGDDLIGRYGGDEFVAILRGVTLDVGVRKAEQMLEAIRNLSIHCGDTPVSITASMGVADNREGEVLGFNDLFRRADVELYKSKQSGRNRVSVGSQLDGQQVQI; translated from the coding sequence GTGAAAGAGAATGACCTCAAGTCACTTCAAGGAAAGGTGACTTCACTTAGAGCAGAAGGAAAGTACAAAGAGACTATCGAGGCTTGCTACGATCTCCTGAAGCGTGGAGAGGAGAGCAACGATTATAAATCCATCCTCGTCGCCCACTTGAACAGCGCGGCATCTTACTACTGCATCGGCGATATTGAGGAAGCGTTTCGTTGCATCACCGCTTATGATGAAGTCTGTAGGGAGTACGGAGACGAGACTGACCATCTGAATCGACACAATGTCCTGTTCTTGCTTTACGAATACAATAAAGACTTCACCAAGGCGAAGTCTACGTTGGATAAAACCATTGCCCTTGGCACTCGGTTGCAAAAGTACAACATTGTCAGCAATGCGTACAGCAACTACAGTCATCTATATCTTGCCGAAGAGAATTTTGAGGATGCCTTAGAAATGGGAAGAAAGGGGCTTGAAGCGGCGAAACTGCACTGTCCGCCAAGCGTGATTCTGGAACTCAGGGTGAAGTTGAATATCGCGCAAGCGTACATAGGGCTTCGTGATTTTGAGGCATCAAGACGGCTGATTGACGAGATCGGTGAACAGCCTATTTTGGATTCGGATTCGTACATCAGGGAACGAGTTCAATTCCACATGTTACAGGGAAGTTGGTTCTCGCATCAGGGCTTCTATAGGGAAGCGTTCGAATGGTTGAGCCGTGCCAAGGATTTGGTCAACCGTTACGATGACATTTATCTTCTCGAAGAGATCCAAAGAGAACGATGCAGATTGTGTGAACAAATAGGGGATTTTAAGACGGGATTCTATGTTCAAAAGGAATACATTTCGGTACTTTTGGAGAGTCGAAAGAGAGAACTGGAACGAACTGCCTTACAGCTTGAAGTGAAACACAGTTTGGCAGACCTGAAGAAGAAGGCAAATACCGACCATGTGACGGGCTTACCGAATCGGCATCGCCTGGAATCAACGGCAAACCAATGGCTCAAAGAAGCGGCGGATCGATACGAAAACATTGTTTGTATTGTCGTAGATATCGACCACTTTAAGTGCATCAATGACCAGTACGGACACCTGTTTGGTGACGAAGTAATTCGTGATGTCACAGAGGCATGTGCGAGTGTTTTGCGCGGTGATGACTTGATTGGTCGTTATGGTGGGGACGAGTTCGTTGCAATCCTACGAGGGGTTACACTTGATGTGGGTGTAAGGAAAGCGGAGCAGATGTTAGAGGCGATTCGAAACTTGAGCATTCACTGTGGCGACACCCCAGTGTCTATAACCGCAAGCATGGGTGTTGCGGATAACAGGGAGGGTGAAGTATTAGGGTTTAACGATCTGTTTCGGCGTGCTGATGTAGAACTTTACAAATCCAAACAAAGTGGGCGAAATCGAGTGTCTGTCGGGAGTCAGTTGGACGGTCAACAGGTACAAATTTAG
- a CDS encoding Hsp20/alpha crystallin family protein produces the protein MPLVPYDPFGIMRRDFNSFPSFPRLFDDDRFEGHFANMPRIRVDVRESQNEVIVTAEIPGLEKREDVNITVHDNHLHLSGKIERMDEQKDENVHRMERYYGQFSRTVPLPTAVDDTGAKASYRNGILEVRIPKSQKQIGRQIDVDFH, from the coding sequence ATGCCGTTAGTACCTTATGATCCCTTTGGTATCATGAGACGTGACTTTAACTCGTTCCCGTCATTCCCTCGACTGTTCGACGACGACAGGTTTGAGGGGCACTTTGCAAATATGCCACGGATACGAGTGGATGTTCGAGAGAGCCAAAATGAAGTGATTGTGACTGCAGAAATCCCTGGACTGGAGAAGAGGGAAGACGTGAACATCACCGTCCACGACAACCATCTTCATCTGAGCGGTAAAATCGAACGAATGGACGAACAAAAAGACGAGAACGTGCATCGAATGGAACGATACTACGGACAATTCTCCCGTACTGTGCCCTTACCGACAGCCGTGGATGACACGGGAGCGAAAGCATCGTATAGGAACGGCATATTGGAAGTCAGGATTCCAAAGAGCCAGAAGCAAATCGGTCGTCAGATTGACGTGGACTTTCACTGA